The following nucleotide sequence is from Sandaracinaceae bacterium.
AGCAGCGACAGCGCGCTGGGGCCGTCATAGCAGACGCGAGCCTCGTAGCCACGGCGGCTGAGCGCCGAGCCCATCAGGTCGGCCGCGTCGATGTTGTCGTCGACGAGGAGGACACGCTGGCCCGCCTGACAGGCGGCCTCCTTCGGGGCGCTAGGCTTCGGCCCGCCCGCGGGCGGTGAGACTCGGGGGAGGATGACCTCGAACGAGGTCCCGTCCTCGGACGTTCGGATGGCGGTGCGTCCCCCGTGGAGGCGGGTGATCTGGTCGACGAGCGCGAGGCCGAGCCCCAAGCCTCCCTCGCTCCGTTCGATCCCTCGCGCGCCCTGCGCGAACGGCTCGAAGATCCGCTCGAGCACGCCCGGGTCGATGCCGTCGCCGTCGTCGGCCACCGTCAAGACGACGTCGTCATCCCTGCGCGTGGCGGTGATCTGAACATTCCCTCCCGAGCGGGTGTAGCGCGCCGCGTTGGTCAGTAGGTTCGTCACCACCTGAACGAGGCGCTGCTCGTCCCCCGAGACCCACAGATCGGGCTCCGCTTCGAGGTGGACGTCGTGCTCTCGCTGCGCGAGCAACGGACCCACGACCTCCATCGAGAGCTCGAGCACGCCCGAGACCAGGATGGGCGCGACCTCGAGGCTCAGCTTGTCACGCTCCAGACGCGACACGTCGAGGAGGTCGTCCACGAGGCGCTGGAGGTGGCGCGCCTGCCGCTCGAGCACCGGCTGTACGAGATCGAGGGCACCCGCGGGGTCCCCTCGCAGAAGATCGAGCGCCGTGATCATCGGCGAGAGCGGGTTCCTCAGCTCGTGGCCGAGGAGGGCGATGAACTCGTCCTTTCGACGTGCCGCGTCGTTCGCGACCTCGACCGCGGCGTTCGCCCGCGCCTCGCTCTCGCGAAGCTCCTCGTAGAGCCACAAGTTGTCCAACGCCACGGCGGCGTGGGCGGCCACTCCCTGAGCGAGAGCGCGGTGGCTCTCCGCGAACGCGGCGGAGTCGGGAGGCTGGAGCACGAGCCAGCCGTGGACGCGCCCCGCCACGGCGACCTCCACCTGGAGCGCCCCCTCGACCTCGCACGCGCTGGCGAGGGGGCCGTCGTCGAAGCGGACGGCGCTCGCTCCGGTGAGCCGCTCCGCGCTCGACACGACGAGCGCGACGAGCGCCGCCCGGTCTCGCTCGCGTCCGTACGCCAGCGCCAGCTCCTGGAGCTGCTGGTTCACCCAGATCTGCTGCTCCAAGCGCTGCTGGTCTGCTTTCGCCTCGGTCAGGTCCCTGACGTAGGCGACGAACGACGGTGACGATCCCTCGTCGATCCGCGCCAACGCGAACTCTATCGGGAAGGTGGTCCCGTCGGACCTCAGCGCCTCCAGCTCGAGACGCCGCCCGAGCATGTGTGACTCTCCGGTTCGGAGGTGCCGCTCCCACGCGGCCTGGTGCGCGGCTCGGTAGGCCTCCGGGATGATGAGCTCCGCCATGGGCTCGCCGAGGACGTCTTCGGCGCGGAGCGCGAACATGCGCTCAGCGGCCGCGTTCAGGTCCGTGAGCCGGCCCAGGTGATCGACGCCGACGACTCCGTCGAGCGACGACTCCAGCATGGCTTGCGCCCGCGCGCGCGACAGGCGGATGACGGCCTCCGCCGCGTACCGGCGGAGCAGCTCCCCCACGGTGACGCCGACGGCCTTCAACATCTCGAGCAGCTCGGGAGGCGCGGTGGCCTCGTGCCGCGCGAAGAACAGGAGCACGCCGACGACGCTCTCCTCCGACCGCACGGGAAAAGCGAGCGCGGTGCGGAGGCCCGAGGCGTCACGGACGAAGACGCCCCCATCGGCGAGGTCGCGCAGCACCAGGGGCTCGCCGTCAAGCCACACGCGCCCTGGCAGCCCCTCGCCGCGGCGGAAACGTGTCGTGCCCGTGGGCGGCACGACCGCGGAATCGCGCGACCATCGCGCGAGCAGGAGCAGCTCGGTCTCGTCTTCGTCGGGGGTCCACGCCTCCCCGAGATCCCACCCGAGGGCGAGGCACAAGGACTCGAGCACGCCGCTGAGGGCCGCGGGCAAGTCGGAAGCGGCGCCCACGGCCGCCATGGCGGCCTTGTGGACGGCGAGCCGTCGGAGCGCGAGATCCTCCGAGTCTGGTTGCAGGACGGCCAGCGAGTCCCCCACCCCGTGGATACCACGCCGCGCCCGTCGCCCCCAGGCCGCTCGAGCTGGCATGATGCGTCCATGCTGCGCTTCGCGCCCGTCCCGGCGCTCCGCCCCGGCCGCCACATCCGGGTCGTGGCCCCCTCGTCGACTTTCCCGCGCAAGGACTTCGCGCGGGGTGTGGCGCGGCTACGCGAGCGCTACCGCGTGAGCTTCGCCGACGATGTGTTCGAGATGCGCGGCTACCTCGCCGGGGACGACCCGCGGAGGCTGGCGGAGCTGCGCGACGCGCTGACCGATCCCGACGTCGACGCCATCGTGGCCGCGCGGGGCGGCTACGGCGCGACGCGCCTCCTGGACGCGCTGACGCCCGAGGAGGTGCGGGCCTCGCCCAAGCTGCTCGTGGGCTTCAGCGACGTCACCGCGCTCCACGCGCTGTGGGCGCGCGCGGGGCTGCGCTCGATCCACGGCCCCATGGTCGCGGCGCTCGGACGCGCGGAGCCTGCCTGGGTCGAGCGCTGGATCGCCGCGGTGGAGGGCGGGCCCGTCGCCGCGGCCACCGGGCTCGACACGATCCATCCGGGCGAGGCCGAGGGCCCCCTCGTCGGTGGCAACCTCGCGGTCCTGGCCGCGCTCGTCGGCACCCCCTATGCGCCGCCGCTCGACGACGCGATCCTCTTCCTCGAGGACGTCGGCGAGGCGCCGTATCGGGTCGATCGCATGCTCACCACGCTGCGGCAGGCCGGCTGGCTGGCGCGCGTGCGCGGGGTCGCGCTCGGCTCGTTCACCGCCTGTGATCCGCGCGCGGACGGGCGCACCGTCGAGGCCGTGCTCCGCGATCGCCTCGCCGATCTGGGCGTCCCGGTCGCGGCCGGGGTCGGGGCCGGGCACGCCCCCGAGGACGGTGAGGTCCCTCTCGGAGCCACGGCCCAGCTGGACGCGACGCGCGGCTCGCTGCGGTTCGTCGAGAACGCGGTCGAGGCGCGCCGAGCGGGGTGAGAGCGGCCTCACTTCGTCACGAGATGGTGACCCTGGGACCCGGTGGCGCGAGGCGAAAAACCTCGTAGGCTCCCGCTGCTCTGCTGGCGGCCCTTCTCGGGTCGACATCGCGGGCCTATCTTCCAGGGTCCGAGAGGATCCACTCGAACGCCGTTCTCGAAAGGCACCGGAACATGGGACAGGACTTCGACCTCGAGCAGTACGACATCCACGTCGCGAACATCATCCGCAACGCGCCCCCGTCCCGCCTGTACGAGCACGGTCTCCGCAACGAGGCGGGCACCGCCATCGCGTCGAGCGGCGCGCTGATCGCCATGAGCGGCGAGAAGACCGGCCGCAGCCCGAGCGACAAGCGGATCGTCGAGGAAGACGGCTCCAAGAGCGACGTCTGGTGGGGCCCCGTGAACATCGCCATGGACGAGCAGGTGTTCATGATCAACCGCGAGCGCGCGCTCGACTACCTGAACACCCGCCCGCACCTCTACGTGGTGGACGGCTACGCCGGCTGGGATCCGAAGTACCGGATCAAGGTCCGCATCATCTGCTCGCGCGCCTACCACGCGCTCTTCATGCGCAACATGCTCATCCGCCCCACGGAGGAGGAGCTGAAGGACTTCGGCGAGCCCGACTACGTCATCTACAACGCCGGCGCGTTCCCCGCGAACCGCTACACGTCGGGCATGACGAGCAAGACGTCGGTCGCGCTGCACTTCGGACGCCACGAGTTCGTCATCCTCGGCACCGAGTACGCCGGTGAGATGAAGAAGGGCGTCTTCACCATCATGCACTACCTCATGCCGAAGAAGAACGTGCTCTCGATGCACTGCTCGGCGAACGAGGGCGATGATGGGAGCGTCTCGATCTTCTTCGGCCTCAGCGGCACCGGCAAGACCACGCTCAGCGCCGATCCGAAGCGCCTCCTCATCGGCGACGACGAGCACTGCTGGAGCGACGACGGCGTCTTCAACATCGAGGGCGGCTGCTACGCGAAGGCCATCAACCTCTCGGCCGAGGACGAGCCCGAGATCTTCAACGCCATCCAGTTCGGCTCCGTGCTCGAGAACGTCGTGTTCGACCGCGAGAAGCGTCAGGTCGACTTCACCGACGTCTCGATCACCCAGAACACGCGCTGCAGCTACCCGATCGAGCACATCCCGAACGCGAAGATCCCCTGCGTCACCAAGCACCCCGACCAGGTGATCCTCCTGACCTGCGACGCCTTCGGCGTGCTGCCCCCGGTCAGCAAGCTCACGCCCGAGCAGGCGATGTACCACTTCATCAGCGGCTACACCGCGAAGGTGGCCGGCACCGAGATGGGCGTGACCGAGCCCGAGGCGACCTTCAGCGCCTGCTTCGGCGCCCCCTTCCTCGTCTGGCACCCGACGAAGTACGCCGAGATGCTCGCCGACAAGCTGCAGAAGCACGGCGCGCAGACCTGGCTCGTCAACACCGGCTGGACCGGCGGCCCGCACGGCGTGGGCAAGCGCATGAGCCTCAAGCACACGCGCGCCATCATCGACGCGATCAACTCCGGGAAGCTCACGAGCGCCGAGACCGTCGAGGACCCGATCTTCGGCGTGCACGTGCCGAAGGCCGTCGAGGGCGTGCCGAGCGAGGTGCTCGACCCGAAGAAGACC
It contains:
- a CDS encoding ATP-binding protein; amino-acid sequence: MGDSLAVLQPDSEDLALRRLAVHKAAMAAVGAASDLPAALSGVLESLCLALGWDLGEAWTPDEDETELLLLARWSRDSAVVPPTGTTRFRRGEGLPGRVWLDGEPLVLRDLADGGVFVRDASGLRTALAFPVRSEESVVGVLLFFARHEATAPPELLEMLKAVGVTVGELLRRYAAEAVIRLSRARAQAMLESSLDGVVGVDHLGRLTDLNAAAERMFALRAEDVLGEPMAELIIPEAYRAAHQAAWERHLRTGESHMLGRRLELEALRSDGTTFPIEFALARIDEGSSPSFVAYVRDLTEAKADQQRLEQQIWVNQQLQELALAYGRERDRAALVALVVSSAERLTGASAVRFDDGPLASACEVEGALQVEVAVAGRVHGWLVLQPPDSAAFAESHRALAQGVAAHAAVALDNLWLYEELRESEARANAAVEVANDAARRKDEFIALLGHELRNPLSPMITALDLLRGDPAGALDLVQPVLERQARHLQRLVDDLLDVSRLERDKLSLEVAPILVSGVLELSMEVVGPLLAQREHDVHLEAEPDLWVSGDEQRLVQVVTNLLTNAARYTRSGGNVQITATRRDDDVVLTVADDGDGIDPGVLERIFEPFAQGARGIERSEGGLGLGLALVDQITRLHGGRTAIRTSEDGTSFEVILPRVSPPAGGPKPSAPKEAACQAGQRVLLVDDNIDAADLMGSALSRRGYEARVCYDGPSALSLLDGWRPDVCVLDIGLPVMSGYELAVRLRAELGPDVTLIAVTGYTQDSDRERSRAAGYDLHLAKPVSVRELVAAMEERRARVDDEAVTR
- a CDS encoding LD-carboxypeptidase, coding for MLRFAPVPALRPGRHIRVVAPSSTFPRKDFARGVARLRERYRVSFADDVFEMRGYLAGDDPRRLAELRDALTDPDVDAIVAARGGYGATRLLDALTPEEVRASPKLLVGFSDVTALHALWARAGLRSIHGPMVAALGRAEPAWVERWIAAVEGGPVAAATGLDTIHPGEAEGPLVGGNLAVLAALVGTPYAPPLDDAILFLEDVGEAPYRVDRMLTTLRQAGWLARVRGVALGSFTACDPRADGRTVEAVLRDRLADLGVPVAAGVGAGHAPEDGEVPLGATAQLDATRGSLRFVENAVEARRAG
- the pckA gene encoding phosphoenolpyruvate carboxykinase (ATP) yields the protein MGQDFDLEQYDIHVANIIRNAPPSRLYEHGLRNEAGTAIASSGALIAMSGEKTGRSPSDKRIVEEDGSKSDVWWGPVNIAMDEQVFMINRERALDYLNTRPHLYVVDGYAGWDPKYRIKVRIICSRAYHALFMRNMLIRPTEEELKDFGEPDYVIYNAGAFPANRYTSGMTSKTSVALHFGRHEFVILGTEYAGEMKKGVFTIMHYLMPKKNVLSMHCSANEGDDGSVSIFFGLSGTGKTTLSADPKRLLIGDDEHCWSDDGVFNIEGGCYAKAINLSAEDEPEIFNAIQFGSVLENVVFDREKRQVDFTDVSITQNTRCSYPIEHIPNAKIPCVTKHPDQVILLTCDAFGVLPPVSKLTPEQAMYHFISGYTAKVAGTEMGVTEPEATFSACFGAPFLVWHPTKYAEMLADKLQKHGAQTWLVNTGWTGGPHGVGKRMSLKHTRAIIDAINSGKLTSAETVEDPIFGVHVPKAVEGVPSEVLDPKKTWKDQAKFDVTAKKLASLFKKNFEKYEDQASEAIRGAGPRL